From the genome of Flavobacterium luteolum, one region includes:
- the dusB gene encoding tRNA dihydrouridine synthase DusB, with translation MVKIGNIELPEFPLLLAPMEDVSDPPFRRLCKTHGADMMYSEFISSEGLIRDAIKSRMKLDIFDYERPVGIQIFGGDEEAMEMSSKIVSTVKPDLVDINFGCPVKKVVCRGAGAGVLKDVDLMVRLTKAVIKGTDLPVTVKTRLGWDDNSINIDEVAERLQDIGVQALTIHARTRAQMYKGHSDWSHIARVKNNPRITMPIFGNGDIDSPEKALKYKNEYGIDGIMIGRAAIGYPWIFNEIKHYFKTGEHLPAPTVIDRVEAARNHLMWSMEWKGERLGIVEMRRHYTNYFKGIHSFKEFKQKLVTTDAPEDLFAIMKEIEEVYAGYEFV, from the coding sequence ATGGTCAAGATTGGCAACATAGAATTACCAGAATTTCCTTTATTACTCGCACCGATGGAAGATGTTAGTGATCCGCCGTTTCGCAGATTATGCAAAACGCATGGTGCTGACATGATGTATTCTGAATTTATTTCATCGGAAGGATTAATTCGTGACGCTATAAAAAGCCGCATGAAGCTGGATATTTTTGATTACGAACGTCCTGTTGGAATTCAAATTTTTGGTGGTGATGAAGAAGCAATGGAAATGTCATCTAAAATTGTTTCTACTGTAAAACCAGATTTAGTGGATATCAATTTTGGATGCCCAGTAAAAAAAGTCGTTTGTCGTGGTGCAGGTGCAGGAGTTTTAAAAGATGTTGATTTGATGGTTCGTTTAACGAAAGCGGTTATCAAAGGAACTGATTTACCTGTTACGGTAAAAACACGTTTAGGCTGGGATGATAACTCAATTAATATTGATGAAGTTGCAGAAAGACTTCAGGATATTGGTGTTCAAGCCTTAACAATTCACGCTAGAACCCGTGCTCAAATGTATAAAGGCCATTCTGACTGGTCGCATATTGCGCGTGTAAAAAATAATCCAAGAATTACAATGCCTATTTTCGGAAACGGAGATATTGACAGCCCAGAAAAAGCACTAAAATATAAAAACGAATACGGAATTGACGGGATCATGATTGGCCGTGCCGCGATTGGTTATCCGTGGATTTTTAACGAAATTAAACACTATTTCAAGACAGGCGAACACTTACCTGCTCCAACGGTTATTGATCGTGTTGAAGCGGCTAGAAATCATTTAATGTGGTCTATGGAATGGAAAGGCGAACGTTTAGGAATTGTAGAAATGCGACGTCATTATACCAATTATTTCAAAGGAATTCATTCTTTCAAAGAGTTCAAACAAAAACTTGTTACGACTGATGCTCCCGAAGATTTGTTTGCTATTATGAAAGAGATTGAAGAGGTTTATGCTGGATACGAGTTTGTTTAA
- the rbfA gene encoding 30S ribosome-binding factor RbfA produces the protein METNRQKKIGGVIQKDLVDILQGEVRKNGITNLVISVSKVSVTTDLSVATVYLSIFPQEKAKETLEAIKTNTTLIKHDLSQRVRLQLRRVPNLVFFIDDSLDYIEKIDNALAGKENPIENRDLLEKRRKS, from the coding sequence ATGGAAACAAATAGACAGAAAAAAATAGGCGGTGTTATTCAGAAAGATCTGGTTGATATTTTGCAAGGTGAAGTGAGAAAAAACGGAATTACAAATTTGGTAATTTCAGTGTCCAAAGTAAGTGTCACTACAGATTTGTCTGTGGCAACAGTTTATCTTAGTATTTTTCCACAAGAAAAAGCCAAAGAAACATTAGAGGCAATTAAAACCAATACTACATTAATCAAACATGATTTGTCACAGCGTGTACGTTTGCAATTACGCCGTGTTCCGAATTTAGTATTCTTCATAGACGATTCATTAGATTATATCGAGAAAATCGACAATGCACTTGCAGGAAAAGAAAACCCAATAGAAAACAGAGATCTTTTAGAAAAAAGAAGAAAATCATAA
- a CDS encoding MATE family efflux transporter, whose amino-acid sequence MTETSIKEGFISKIFTTLKQALKGDESFDYTSGSIKKAVILLAIPMVLEMMMESVFALVDLYFVGHLEHSSFAIQTVGLTESVLTVIYSLAIGMSMAATAVVARRIGEKDPVAAAKAGMQAIIIAFAINSIMSILGIIYAKDILILMGSSVESAEHGFRFTQIMIGSSLCIMLLFLINGIFRGAGNAAIAMKSLWIANICNIILCPVLINGFGPIPAFGLVGAALATTIGRSIGVLYQIYHLFFGNGILKIKIPYFAPDFKQIRALVKIAAPGILQFVIASCSWIFLAQLVATTGGDHGSAGYQTALRIMMFFILPAWGLSNAAATLVGQNLGAKQIERAEKSVYTTARYNVIFMATIMIITLVFGQYIISFFTNDQQVKTIAIEALQIMSIGFIFYGIGMVLINTFNGAGDTWTPTGINFFGFWLFQIPLAYILAKHFNMGPTGVFIAIPVAETAITLTGIFFYKRGKWKRVQV is encoded by the coding sequence ATGACAGAAACATCTATAAAGGAAGGTTTTATTTCCAAAATTTTTACCACACTAAAACAAGCTTTAAAAGGCGACGAATCTTTTGATTATACTTCTGGAAGTATCAAAAAAGCAGTAATTCTATTGGCCATCCCGATGGTTTTGGAAATGATGATGGAATCGGTTTTTGCTCTAGTTGATTTATATTTCGTAGGACATTTAGAACATAGCAGTTTTGCGATCCAGACCGTTGGATTAACCGAATCTGTGCTAACCGTAATTTATTCACTCGCTATCGGAATGAGTATGGCCGCAACCGCAGTAGTTGCACGAAGAATTGGAGAAAAAGATCCTGTCGCTGCAGCAAAAGCTGGAATGCAAGCCATTATAATTGCATTTGCAATAAATAGTATAATGAGCATTTTGGGAATTATATACGCAAAAGATATTTTAATTTTAATGGGGTCTTCTGTAGAATCTGCCGAACATGGTTTCCGTTTTACTCAAATTATGATTGGTTCTAGTTTGTGTATTATGCTTTTGTTCTTAATAAACGGAATCTTTCGTGGTGCAGGAAATGCCGCCATTGCAATGAAAAGCCTTTGGATTGCTAACATTTGTAATATTATTTTATGTCCAGTTCTAATTAATGGTTTTGGACCAATTCCCGCTTTCGGACTAGTTGGCGCCGCTTTGGCAACCACTATTGGAAGAAGTATTGGAGTTTTGTATCAGATTTATCATTTATTTTTTGGAAATGGAATCTTAAAAATCAAAATACCTTATTTCGCGCCCGATTTTAAACAGATACGAGCTTTGGTAAAAATTGCTGCGCCTGGAATTCTACAGTTTGTAATAGCATCTTGCAGTTGGATTTTCTTAGCACAGTTAGTTGCGACAACTGGTGGCGATCACGGTTCTGCAGGATATCAAACCGCTTTGAGGATTATGATGTTTTTTATTCTTCCAGCTTGGGGATTGAGCAATGCGGCAGCGACTTTGGTTGGACAAAACTTAGGAGCGAAACAAATTGAACGCGCCGAAAAATCAGTTTATACAACTGCACGATACAATGTGATTTTCATGGCTACGATTATGATTATTACTTTGGTTTTTGGACAATATATTATTTCGTTTTTCACGAATGATCAGCAAGTCAAAACCATTGCAATAGAAGCTTTACAAATTATGAGCATCGGTTTTATTTTCTACGGAATTGGAATGGTTTTAATTAATACTTTCAATGGAGCAGGAGATACTTGGACACCAACCGGAATTAACTTCTTCGGATTTTGGCTATTTCAAATTCCGCTTGCTTATATATTAGCAAAGCATTTTAATATGGGACCAACAGGAGTTTTTATTGCGATTCCTGTGGCTGAAACAGCAATCACTTTAACAGGGATATTTTTCTATAAAAGAGGAAAGTGGAAAAGAGTTCAAGTTTAA
- a CDS encoding CBS domain-containing protein: protein MKKREPISHIMTKTVVTADEKDDLKTVVEKLKTNTIRHIPIVKGKEVIGIISRTDINRLTFGALFEGQDNADEAILEMLTVPQVMTSKPKTVSSDTIIRDLAEIFVKEDFHALPVVDNGELKGIVTTTDVVKYFLEQYD from the coding sequence ATGAAAAAAAGAGAACCAATTAGTCATATTATGACTAAAACCGTAGTGACTGCAGACGAAAAAGATGACTTGAAAACTGTAGTTGAAAAATTAAAAACAAATACTATCCGTCATATTCCAATTGTAAAAGGTAAAGAAGTAATCGGAATAATAAGTCGAACTGATATTAATCGATTAACTTTTGGAGCTTTATTTGAAGGTCAGGACAATGCCGATGAAGCTATACTAGAAATGCTGACTGTTCCTCAGGTTATGACTTCGAAACCAAAAACAGTTTCTTCTGATACCATAATCAGGGACTTAGCAGAAATTTTTGTGAAAGAAGATTTTCATGCTCTTCCTGTTGTTGACAATGGAGAATTGAAGGGAATTGTTACTACAACAGATGTTGTAAAATATTTTCTAGAACAATACGATTAA
- a CDS encoding murein hydrolase activator EnvC family protein, translating to MPKFLLSLVLICATTFVWAQDSQQEKLEQRKAQIQQEIRDNEKMLQSVRKKEKSAVSEYLIQANKIKLKEKLINTTAKQEKLISNDMYINQVQVNKLKKELKVLKEDYAEMILKSYKSRSEQSRAMFILSSESFLQAYKRAQYLKQYTTFRKNQGLEIQSKTAQLVDFNAKLDGQRQIKKKVIAENQKEKITLEAEKKEQQKLVNALKKDKNKIAADIRSKQNESKRIDKQIDRLIREAIAEANRKAAAERAKANPGSSEAKAPVSSSKIALTPEDKILAADFKANRGRLPWPVEKGFISLGYGDQPHPLHPSITVHNSGVEITTEDGASARAVFAGEVSKVIVLSPVNKAVVIQHGDFFTVYQNLSSVSVSQGDKVTIKQNIGKVRTSGDTGKTIIKFLILQNTSNNNPEGWLQSR from the coding sequence ATGCCAAAATTTCTCCTAAGCCTAGTTCTAATTTGTGCCACTACCTTTGTATGGGCACAGGATTCTCAGCAAGAAAAACTGGAACAGCGTAAAGCTCAAATTCAGCAGGAAATCAGAGATAACGAAAAGATGCTTCAGTCTGTTCGAAAAAAAGAGAAATCTGCTGTGAGTGAATATTTAATTCAGGCAAATAAAATTAAGCTAAAAGAGAAATTAATTAATACTACAGCAAAACAGGAAAAACTGATTAGTAATGACATGTATATTAATCAAGTTCAGGTAAATAAACTTAAGAAAGAACTAAAAGTTCTAAAGGAAGACTATGCTGAGATGATTTTGAAATCGTACAAAAGCCGTTCTGAGCAAAGCCGAGCGATGTTCATTTTATCTTCTGAAAGTTTCTTGCAAGCTTACAAAAGAGCACAATACTTAAAACAATATACTACTTTTAGAAAAAACCAAGGTCTTGAAATTCAGTCAAAAACAGCGCAATTGGTTGATTTTAATGCAAAACTAGATGGTCAAAGACAAATTAAAAAGAAGGTAATTGCTGAAAATCAAAAAGAAAAAATTACACTAGAAGCAGAGAAAAAAGAACAACAAAAATTAGTTAATGCTCTTAAAAAAGATAAAAATAAAATTGCTGCAGATATTCGATCAAAACAAAACGAATCTAAACGTATTGATAAACAAATTGATCGTTTAATTCGTGAAGCTATTGCAGAAGCCAATAGAAAAGCTGCTGCAGAAAGAGCAAAAGCAAATCCAGGTTCTAGTGAAGCAAAAGCACCCGTTTCTTCTTCAAAAATTGCATTGACGCCAGAAGATAAAATTCTAGCTGCTGACTTTAAAGCAAACAGAGGAAGATTGCCTTGGCCAGTAGAAAAAGGATTTATTTCTCTTGGTTATGGAGATCAGCCACACCCATTGCATCCGTCAATTACAGTTCATAATTCTGGAGTTGAGATTACCACGGAAGATGGTGCAAGCGCTAGAGCTGTATTTGCTGGAGAAGTATCTAAAGTTATTGTATTATCGCCAGTAAATAAAGCAGTTGTAATTCAGCATGGAGACTTTTTTACCGTCTATCAAAACTTAAGTTCTGTTTCGGTTAGTCAAGGAGATAAAGTAACTATTAAGCAAAACATCGGAAAAGTGAGAACAAGTGGTGATACAGGAAAAACCATTATTAAATTCTTGATTCTGCAAAATACATCAAACAATAATCCGGAAGGATGGCTGCAAAGCAGATAA
- a CDS encoding DUF4292 domain-containing protein, with protein sequence MKKYISILVLSIAVISCKSKAVAVQGNTSQTIVEKEDKKVIEKHYDNKLDFSTLYIKASARYADEKQSQNVTAEIRIEKDKQILISVRFLGITMAKALITPSAVSYYEKMNGTYYEGDFTSLSKWLGTDLDYSKVQNLLIGEAFDDLRKGKYTQTIVENLFRLDEEKDANLKKTFFLDGEKYLIQKEEISQPSENRTLQIAYSDTKNFDQGILPTNIEINAVQPKGKTSINLNYNNISFNEELSFPYSVPSGYKKVTIK encoded by the coding sequence ATGAAAAAATATATATCAATACTAGTATTGTCTATTGCTGTAATTTCATGTAAATCGAAAGCAGTAGCAGTGCAAGGAAATACAAGCCAGACAATTGTAGAGAAAGAAGACAAAAAAGTAATTGAAAAACATTACGACAACAAGTTGGATTTTTCGACCTTGTACATAAAAGCGAGCGCAAGATATGCTGATGAAAAACAAAGCCAAAATGTTACTGCCGAAATTAGAATCGAAAAAGACAAGCAAATTTTAATAAGTGTTCGTTTTTTAGGAATTACAATGGCAAAAGCTTTAATAACACCTTCTGCAGTAAGTTATTATGAGAAAATGAACGGGACTTACTATGAAGGTGACTTTACAAGTTTAAGCAAATGGCTTGGAACAGATTTAGATTATTCTAAAGTTCAAAATCTATTGATTGGAGAAGCTTTTGACGATTTAAGAAAAGGAAAATATACGCAGACTATTGTAGAAAATCTTTTTAGATTAGACGAAGAAAAAGATGCTAATTTGAAGAAGACCTTTTTCTTAGATGGAGAGAAATATCTAATTCAGAAAGAAGAGATTTCGCAACCGTCTGAAAACAGAACGTTGCAAATTGCCTACTCAGACACTAAAAATTTTGATCAGGGAATATTACCGACAAATATAGAAATCAATGCCGTTCAGCCAAAAGGCAAAACAAGTATTAATTTGAATTACAACAATATTTCATTTAATGAAGAACTTTCTTTTCCGTATAGCGTTCCAAGCGGTTATAAAAAAGTTACAATTAAGTAA
- a CDS encoding ABC transporter permease has protein sequence MNFPLYIAKRYIFSSSKNNAINIINRIASMGIIVGTMALFVVLSVFSGLKVFSLSFTNEIDPDLKLTGTYGKSFLFTPDQENQIKKINGVASYTKIIEERVLFLFKDKQQVTYLKGVDSLYPVVNDIKKKLFNGQWLKPDSYQVVIGYGLAQNFSMGILDFENPLQVFAPKPGKGGIEYPEEAFNKTDVLPVGIYSISEDLDSKYVFADLGLVQELLMYKHNQISGLEFKLKENADEEAIKTQLNSIFKNKITLKNRAQLNESLYKMLNTENIAVYLIFTLVIIVALFNLIGALIMMILEKKGNLKTLFNLGSDIGDLRKIFLLQGTLLSVFGGLIGLALGIILVILQQKFELIMITPTLAYPVVFTVENVLVVMATIISLGFVASLIASSRVSKKLLD, from the coding sequence TTGAATTTCCCCTTATACATAGCCAAACGTTATATTTTTAGCAGCAGTAAAAACAATGCTATTAATATCATCAATCGTATTGCCAGCATGGGAATCATTGTTGGAACGATGGCTTTGTTTGTGGTTTTATCTGTTTTTAGCGGATTAAAGGTTTTCAGTCTTTCGTTTACAAACGAAATTGATCCGGATTTAAAATTGACAGGTACCTACGGAAAGTCTTTTTTATTTACACCTGATCAAGAAAATCAGATTAAGAAAATCAACGGTGTAGCTTCTTACACCAAAATTATCGAAGAGCGTGTGCTGTTTTTATTCAAAGACAAACAGCAGGTTACGTATTTGAAAGGAGTTGACAGTTTATATCCAGTTGTCAACGATATCAAGAAAAAACTTTTTAACGGCCAATGGTTGAAACCAGATAGTTATCAGGTTGTAATTGGTTATGGTTTAGCTCAAAATTTTTCCATGGGGATTTTAGATTTTGAAAATCCCTTACAGGTTTTTGCTCCAAAACCAGGAAAAGGCGGAATCGAATATCCAGAAGAAGCTTTCAATAAAACCGATGTTCTACCTGTTGGAATTTACTCTATCAGCGAAGATTTAGATTCAAAATATGTATTTGCAGATTTAGGATTAGTGCAGGAATTGTTAATGTACAAGCACAATCAAATCTCAGGATTAGAATTTAAATTAAAAGAAAACGCAGATGAAGAAGCAATAAAGACACAGCTAAATTCTATTTTTAAAAATAAAATCACCTTGAAAAATAGAGCACAGTTAAATGAGTCTTTGTATAAAATGCTTAATACTGAAAACATTGCTGTTTACCTCATATTTACCCTAGTAATCATCGTAGCGCTTTTTAATCTGATTGGTGCATTGATTATGATGATTTTGGAAAAGAAAGGAAATCTTAAAACCCTTTTCAATTTAGGATCAGATATTGGTGATCTTCGAAAAATATTTCTGTTACAAGGAACTTTATTAAGTGTTTTTGGTGGTTTAATCGGACTTGCTTTAGGGATAATCCTTGTTATTTTGCAGCAGAAATTTGAGCTCATCATGATTACGCCAACTTTGGCTTATCCAGTTGTTTTTACAGTAGAAAATGTTCTAGTCGTAATGGCTACAATAATTTCATTAGGGTTTGTTGCATCATTAATTGCAAGTAGTCGAGTAAGTAAAAAATTACTCGATTAA